A region of Periophthalmus magnuspinnatus isolate fPerMag1 chromosome 13, fPerMag1.2.pri, whole genome shotgun sequence DNA encodes the following proteins:
- the clns1a gene encoding methylosome subunit pICln isoform X1, producing MVVLKHLPPPTEGVRHEQTDTTAVMDGQRLGCGTLYVAETRLSWFDGSGLGFALEYPSIGLHAISRDLSTYPQEHLYVMFNGKLSEENESEMPEDDSDSEEDRAITEIRFVPTDKSALESMFSAMCDCQALHPDPDDQDSDEDFEGDEYDVEEAEQGQGDVPSFYTCEEGLSALTAEGQATLDRLEGMLAQSVSEQYRMAGVRTDESTAQFEDGMEVEAEAGQFEDADVDH from the exons ATGGTGGTGCTCAAACACCTCCCTCCACCCACCGAGGGCGTGCGGCACGAACAGACCGACACCACGGCGGTGATGGACGGACAACGGCTTGGCTGCGGGACCCTTTACGTAGCAGAAAC GCGTCTGTCGTGGTTCGATGGCTCTGGCCTGGGCTTCGCTCTGGAATACCCCTCCATTGGGCTTCACGCCATCTCCAGAGATCTGAGCACATACCCCCAGGAGCACCTCTACGTCATGTTCAATGGCAAACTCAGTG AAGAAAATGAATCCGAAATGCCCGAAGACGACAGCGACAGTGAAGAGGACAGGGCCATCACTGAAATCCGATTTGTGCCCACAGACAAGAGCGCAT tggAGTCTATGTTCAGTGCCATGTGCGACTGCCAGGCACTGCACCCTGACCCCGATGACCAGGACTCGGATGAGGACTTTGAGGGCGATGAGTATGATGTGGAGGAGGCAG AGCAGGGCCAGGGGGATGTGCCCTCCTTCTACACGTGTGAGGAGGGTCTGTCTGCGCTGACGGCAGAGGGCCAGGCCACACTGGACAGACTGGAGGGCATGCTGGCCCAATCTGTGTCGGAGCAGTACCGCATGGCCGGAGTCCGCACTGACGAGTCCACTGCCCAGTTTGAAG ATGGCATGGAGGTGGAAGCAGAGGCGGGACAGTTTGAGGATGCTGATGTGGATCATTGA
- the clns1a gene encoding methylosome subunit pICln isoform X2, producing the protein MVVLKHLPPPTEGVRHEQTDTTAVMDGQRLGCGTLYVAETRLSWFDGSGLGFALEYPSIGLHAISRDLSTYPQEHLYVMFNGKLSENESEMPEDDSDSEEDRAITEIRFVPTDKSALESMFSAMCDCQALHPDPDDQDSDEDFEGDEYDVEEAEQGQGDVPSFYTCEEGLSALTAEGQATLDRLEGMLAQSVSEQYRMAGVRTDESTAQFEDGMEVEAEAGQFEDADVDH; encoded by the exons ATGGTGGTGCTCAAACACCTCCCTCCACCCACCGAGGGCGTGCGGCACGAACAGACCGACACCACGGCGGTGATGGACGGACAACGGCTTGGCTGCGGGACCCTTTACGTAGCAGAAAC GCGTCTGTCGTGGTTCGATGGCTCTGGCCTGGGCTTCGCTCTGGAATACCCCTCCATTGGGCTTCACGCCATCTCCAGAGATCTGAGCACATACCCCCAGGAGCACCTCTACGTCATGTTCAATGGCAAACTCAGTG AAAATGAATCCGAAATGCCCGAAGACGACAGCGACAGTGAAGAGGACAGGGCCATCACTGAAATCCGATTTGTGCCCACAGACAAGAGCGCAT tggAGTCTATGTTCAGTGCCATGTGCGACTGCCAGGCACTGCACCCTGACCCCGATGACCAGGACTCGGATGAGGACTTTGAGGGCGATGAGTATGATGTGGAGGAGGCAG AGCAGGGCCAGGGGGATGTGCCCTCCTTCTACACGTGTGAGGAGGGTCTGTCTGCGCTGACGGCAGAGGGCCAGGCCACACTGGACAGACTGGAGGGCATGCTGGCCCAATCTGTGTCGGAGCAGTACCGCATGGCCGGAGTCCGCACTGACGAGTCCACTGCCCAGTTTGAAG ATGGCATGGAGGTGGAAGCAGAGGCGGGACAGTTTGAGGATGCTGATGTGGATCATTGA
- the aqp11 gene encoding aquaporin-11, which yields MAGQAATKRAEWAAESADVAVSLVLLAVVVLLSDLVRRMLGRVLAQTGFQVHAAEFVSTLQLCCCTHELRVLSDVGKIERRFAHTLTYVAAVVHGLTFRDAIGNPACTLVHTYRQKLVPSAALWRIACQFAAAATARVLMPLAWSLGVSSMHMRHRAGEFQCTSPIDAPLAATAVEIACAFAVQTAVTHTRSLEEKYRVHAVAAVITTAVYAGGPSTGAVFNPALAFSTQFRCDGRSLSEYCLVYWLGPVLGMLGSVLLCDWLEGWKPVRSR from the exons ATGGCTGGACAAGCAGCGACAAAACGCGCGGAATGGGCGGCAGAGAGCGCGGACGTGGCCGTGTCGCTCGTGCTGCTCGCGGTGGTTGTGTTGCTCAGTGATCTGGTTCGGCGGATGCTGGGAAGGGTCCTCGCGCAAACCGGGTTCCAGGTGCACGCGGCAGAGTTTGTATCCACACTGCAGCTGTGCTGCTGCACGCACGAGCTGCGCGTGCTCTCGGACGTGGGCAAGATCGAGCGTCGCTTCGCGCACACCCTGACGTATGTGGCGGCAGTGGTGCACGGACTCACGTTCAGAGATGCCATCGGCAATCCGGCCTGCACGCTCGTGCACACTTATCGCCAGAAGCTCGTGCCTAGCGCAGCTCTGTGGCGGATAGCTTGTCAGTTCGCAGCTGCCGCAACCGCGCGCGTGCTGATGCCACTGGCGTGGAGCCTCGGTGTGTCCAGTATGCACATGCGGCACCGGGCTGGCGAGTTCCAGTGCACGAGTCCCATTGACGCACCGCTCGCTGCCACCGCAGTTGAAATTGCGTGCGCATTCGCGGTACAAACTGCTGTTACGCACACGCGCAGCCTGGAGGAAAAATATCGCGTGCACGCTGTAGCAGCAGTCATCACCACCGCAGTGTACGCAG GAGGCCCGAGCACTGGAGCCGTGTTTAACCCCGCACTGGCCTTCTCCACACAGTTCCGCTGTGACGGCCGCTCCCTTTCAGAGTATTGCCTGGTGTACTGGCTGGGCCCGGTGCTAG GGATGCTTGGCTCCGTgttgctctgtgattggctggaaGGATGGAAACCGGTGCGCTCGAGGTGA